One Methanocaldococcus villosus KIN24-T80 genomic window carries:
- a CDS encoding 50S ribosomal protein L30e, with translation MDVNKAIRTAVDTGKVILGSRRTLKYLKHGEGKLVIIAGNVPKELEEDVKYYAKLSNIPVYQHNLTSLELGAVCGKPFPVSTLLIIDEGLSNIMDVLKGDE, from the coding sequence ATGGATGTAAATAAAGCCATTAGAACCGCTGTAGATACAGGTAAGGTTATTCTTGGATCAAGAAGAACTTTAAAATATCTCAAACACGGGGAAGGTAAGCTTGTTATAATAGCAGGAAATGTTCCAAAAGAGTTGGAAGAAGATGTTAAGTATTATGCAAAACTCTCAAATATTCCTGTTTATCAGCATAATCTCACATCTCTTGAACTTGGTGCTGTTTGTGGTAAGCCTTTCCCTGTGTCAACACTCTTGATAATTGATGAGGGATTATCAAATATCATGGATGTTTTGAAAGGTGATGAATAA